The region ATGCGCCCTCTCCATCCCCACGGAGGGGAGGTCATCTGCATGGTTAGACCCCCTGCTCTCCCCGTTAAGGGTAAGGGACCTTCCCTGAAacactcctttctcttctttcaccaACTTCCTTCCTATGAAAACCCTCCATTTGCACCACTGCTCAGAGCTCCCCTTACCTGCCAGGTGGGAGGCTGCCCCATTCTTGAATCACTTAATAAAACCAGGTGGATCTCTGAATGTAActctttggttgtttttttgcCACTAGCAGTGAGAAGTCAGAGATGTGAAGGagctggggtaggggtgggacaGGGAAGGAAATACCTGGGGTGGGGCGGTCACAGGGCAGGAGGGACAAAGAGACAGGTCCAGGGCTGGTGCTGGGAGCCAGGTGTTTTCCTGGGTTACTGTCTGGGTGAGAAGAAAGGGCTGAGAGGTGGGGACACTTTTCCAGGCTACACAGGACTTGTTCTGTAGCATCTGAAtcagggggcgggggcaggatgGACTCTGGTGACAGGGAGAagctggaggccagaggggaggcagagcaggaggggaagTGAGACTGAGTAGGTGtccagggctgagggaggagcacaTTTGCATTGTCGCAGAGACTCAGGGAAGGGTTGTGTGTAGAGAGGAAGtcagaggaaggggctgggagggggtctGTGTGTGAGGACAGACATCAAAGAGCGACTTTGCAAGAGAAAGAACATCTGCAAACACAATGCTGTTCCTGCAACTTGTGCTGTTGGTGGTTCTCCTCCCGGAGGGTGACAGCGAAGATGGTGAGAGCTCCGGTCCTGTCCAatctgtgcacgtgtgtgcgtgtgtgtgtgtgcgtgcatgtgtgtgatgtgtgtaaATGTCCTTGTGTGCCTCTAAGTGTGCATTTGattatgtgtatacatgtgtgagGGCATGAGTGTGTCTGCCAGTCTCTGTATTTGTGATGAATATATGTCTTGTGTGTCTTTATGCAAGTGTTttaatatgtgtttgtgtgtatgtatgtgtctctgtgtctgtatacttgtgtgtgtgtgtatatatttgtttgtgtAAGAATGTGTGTACgtttctatgtgtgtgtttttgtgtggatgtgcatgtgtgcacttgTTGCCTGGGTTCCCAGCACAGACCTGGGCAGGGAGAGAGTCAGCCTGCTTCCTCCCCGAGCATCCCCAGCCACAGGGCCCTGTGCTTTCCTGAAGGATGGGTGCGAGGGCCCGGGCTCGGGGGCATCACTGTCTCCTGAGTCGACTTGGCTTCTTTGTCCTCCAGATTTTGGGTCCCGTCCCCGGCCCCTTAGtctccatttcctctccttcccaataccctcctcttcctcagtctATCTGTCCTTTTTCCCACAGCCTTCCAGGAGCCAGTCTCCTTCCAAGTCATCCTGACCACATCCTTTTACAACCGTTCCTGGACACAAAATCTTGCCTCAGCTTGGCTGGATGAGCTGCAGACTCACGGCTGGGACAGTGACTCTGGCACTTTCTTGTTCCTgtggccttgggccaaaggcaaattGAGCAAAGAGGAGCTGATTGAACGGGAAAGGACATTCCATACCTTCTCCATTAGATTTCCTCTGATATTTCAGGACCGTGTCAGTGACTGGCAGCTTGAATGTGAGTTCAGTTCCCTCTGGGTGGGATGGAGGAGACTGGTCTGTGTGTGTCCTGGGATCCTTCTTCCTCCAGGAAAGAGGCTTCTTTGAACCTCATGTGTCCCCATCATGAAGCTGAATCCCACCACTGTGGGCAGAGCGTGGAGCCAGACTGTGATTCTTGAAAAGCTTCACATCTTCTGCTTCATCCCGCTCCTCTCATTGACCACAGGGCCCTCCTGTCCCACTAGTTCTCCCACGACCTGGgagttctccctctcccctttccctggcCTCCAACCAGGCACCTCTGGTCCTCGCTCTGTGACTGACTCCTTGATCTGCTTTTCTCCGCATTCAGTCCTATCAGCAATGTCTATCTATGTGTTCCCTGTACCCCACTGCTCTCccttcattttaaattgtttttaccTGAACTTCTCTGCTGagcccttccctttcctctgcccacATCCTTCATGTCTCTCCTCTAACATTCATTCCTTCCTCCATCATtcacctctctccctccacctccagctACCACCACTTCCCCTTTATCTGAGCCTCCCATCAAATCAAATTCTATGCAATTCCCTCCAATCCCCTGAACTTCTCTACTTCCACTATCCTAGGCTTTGCcttatctcattttagttttttcacTCCCCCTGTCCTGTAATTCACAGTCTCTCTTCCCAGATCCTTTTCAGGTACAGATGGCAGAAGGCTGTGGCCTGTACTTTGGGGAACCATCAGTAGGATTCATGCAGATTGCTTATCAAGGATCAGATCTTGTGAGTTTCCAGAACAAGTCATGGTGGCCATCTccaaagggaggaaggagagctcAGCAAGTCTGCAAACTGTTAAATCAGTACCATGTGGTCAATTTAAGAATACATTCACACATCAATGACTTCTGTCCCCGTTACCTGTTGGGTCTTCTTGATGCAGGGAAGGCAGATCTCCAGCGACAAGGTCAGTCCTGCTTCCTCGCTCCAAGAATTCTCTATTCTGCACTCATAAATTTGCATTATTCCCTCACATTCAGGGTAAGAAGGAATCAAGAAGGAGAAGGGATGATGGTGATAGGTCTAAGGGCGAAGACCTCCCCTCAGTCTGTGAATCCCTGTCCTGTTTCCACAGTGAGGCCCGAGGCCTGGCTGTCTGCTGGCCCCAGCCCCGGTTCTGGCCATCTGAGGCTGGTGTGCCATGTCTCCGGCTTCTACCCCAAGCCTGTGTGGGTGACGTGGATGCGGGGCGAGCAGGAGCAACAGGGAAGGTGGCGAGGTGACGTCCTTCCCCATGCTGACGGCACGTGGTATCTTCAGGTGTCCTTGGATGTGAAAGCCAAGGAGGTGGCCGGCCTATCCTGCCGTGTGAGACACAGCAGTCTAGGAGGCCAGGACATGGTCCTCCACTGGGGTGAGGAAGAACTGGGCCTGGCTGggaaaggggcaggggcagaagaaaaattagggaTTCTAGGAACTCCAGGCCAAGAAGAACAAAAAATCAGTAACCCAAGAGTTGGAAGAACTGAGGGTGAGGGTCCTGCAGATGTGGGAGGATGCAGAGGGTGAGGTGAAGTGTCCATCTCTGAGGAAGgatgggagaagggaaagggggaaaggcAGCTGGTGAGATGGATGGTGACAGGAGTGGAGAGGACCTGGGAGGTGCAGTCCAACCTGGGGTGGATGGGAAATGATTCCCTCTGGGCCCAACCCCACAGAGCAGCCCCACTCCATGGGCTTGGTCTTCCTGGTGGTGATCGTGCCCCTGGTGCTCCTGGCAGGCCTGGCGTGGTGGCTCTGGATGCGCTGGTGAGTCTCTGGAGCCCCCTTCCTGCTCTTTCCCACCTGTCTCCCCACCTTTCAGTGTGTCCTCAGCCCTCCTGCCACctgtgcccttcccccctgcatcctcccctccacctgctgcagagggattcctttttattcctcCCAGGAAAACACACAGCAGACCTCAGTGCACGGACTTCCCTTTGAAGTGAGATCCCAGCAGCCCAGGCCCCTGGACTGACCTCAAGGCAGCTCAGCCGTGATGTCCTGGCAACTCTCTGTGTGCAGCTTTGTCTTTGGTTCCTGCTTAATGATCATTTGTCAATATAAGCTAAGTGTAATTTAGTGGGATTTGTTGTTCTAACTTGATTCTGGAGCTTAAGTCTCAAAATCGAATTCAGAGCAAAATGAAATCCTTATAACCTCCCCGAGTCCCTGGCATCTGATGTCACTTCCTCCAGTGAGCCCTCCCTGATTCATAATTGGAATCAGTCTCTGCCTGGTACGAATTTTAACCTGCACTTTGTCAGTTCTATTCAGATACCCATGGCTTTTTGCCACTGTTagtttcctttcccctttctaaTTCTTAGGCCTCTGAAGAGCAACGTCCATGTCTTTATGATATTTGTAATTTGGTAAGGTATCTCAAATGCATGAAATAAAAATCCCGGTGAATAAATGTTAAGTCtgtaggcttttctttttctgttgcttcCTGAAATGTTTGTAGTAGTTGAGATGTTTGATGCTTGAAGGATGGACAGATATCCCCCACTTCAGGCCAATCATCGTATAGATTCCACATGACCTCACCCAGTGCGATGGTTTGGGTCCAGGCATCTGGTCCAGGTGGCACAGTCACACAAAGTTGATTTTTTGTGGCCAATGTTTGAGGCTCTCTCTTGTCCTGAAGGATACGATGTGAGGTATAAAGCTGAAAAACCACAATCATTTTCGCACCACAGAAGCAAGTCTGAGGAGGAATTCGGTATTCAAGAAGACAGGGAAATTGTATACATGAAATTTTCCAAGGGGGTAGATCTGAAGTGTTCTCACCAAAAGAAAGGTAATTAGAagaatcaaaaaagaaacaagagggtTGGCGGGAGGAGCTAGGATGATGGAGTAGTAAGCAGATTACAGGCTTGCCTCATCCCTTAAACTccgctagataaatatcaaagtattctgaatacccaagaaatctGTCTGATGACTGATGGAACAAActacacagctagagagagagaagaggccacatcatggaaggtaggaggtgcagagacatgatttgggggagaaatggattGTGGTTTCTGCTAGTGGTAGGAGCCATGGtcatggagagaggagagagagagaagtgaacaTGGGACCACACAAGGAAAAACTACCAGAAAGCCAATGAATGGGAAAATAAGAGGCCcttatttttctgagattttgtaGCCAACAGGGCTCAAAAACTGGAATTTTGGAGGTCCACATTATGGCTGGTGTGGAGCCTTGAAGGGATTGCAATGATCCTGTGGAGAAGCCCAGGGGCAGACAGCGTGATCTGAGGTCTGTTAGGATGCACTGGGAGCGATGTTGATCCTTCTCGTAGTGCATCTGGGAGAGATGCCATTGCCTCTCTGGGTACATAAGGGACAGTAGGTGCCATTAGCCTCCCGCACCCTTTAGCGTAAGTGCAGCAACACTGGCAGAAAGCAGATAGCCCGGACACTAGCTATTTGCTATGCTTTATGACAAACTCCATGCTCCTGTGCTTTGGTGCAACTACCCATCTGGAACAAACCTGCACCCCTCTCAGTGCAGCAAGACCCTCCCCGAGATGACCAGTGTGAGGCCCTGCCATGCCAGCTCCCTAAAGTTTGGAGCTTTACATCTCAGCTAACCTGCCTGGGATAGAACACAGGCGTACTGTGCTGCCTGGTGGGCAGACGGTCTACACACAAGTAGGATTAAGGCATTGATCTGAGAGGCATCTGGGACACATGAGGGGAGATTGTTTGCTCTTCTGGGAATTGGAGAGTGGTGGACATGAGCTCCCTTCTCTGAGGATGACAAAGGGGGCTGGTGCCTTTCTCTTACCCCACCGTTCAGCCTAAACTAACGTCAGTAAACATTACAACACCCACAGTGGAGGCTTGAGCCTCTTGTACAAAGACCCACCCCCCTGTGCTTTGCAGGTGCAAGTTTTCTCAGGCAAGTGTACTTGAGAACCAGAGCAGCAGGCATCTCCTCCAGAAGATCAGCAGATCCTCCACATGCACCACAGCTACTGACCACAGGAATTCTGTAAATCTTCATTTCTAGTGGAAATAGGATCTGGCTCTTTTAAGAAGCAGATCAGGGCACACATAGTTAAAACTCACCATACTTTGGGCAAGGTCCAAAAATATCCACTGCAGGCAGGGAGAAACTCTTCAGAGGAATGACCTAAGGGAAAGGGTAGACAAAACACAGAAGCAGAGTGTGTACATCATAcaccagagacacttcctgaagcaATAGACACTGGATGGCATATGACCTCTTCTTTAAAGAGTTCTTACTAAAGAGAAACATAACGGGcctttctaacacagagaagacagagatttAGATAAAATGCCACGATAGAGGAATtcattccaaaagaaagaacaagaaaaggtcaaaACCAAGGATCTAatgaaaacagatataagtaatatgacTGATCAATAAGTTATAACAACAATCATGAGGATACtaactgggcttgagaaaagcatagaggACAGCAGGAAGTCCCTTATCACAGAGATAAAATAACTAGATACCAGTCAGGACAAAATTAataatgctataactgagatttGAAACCGACTAGATGTAATAACAACAAGGGTGGACAAAGCAGAGGAATGAagaagtgacatagaagataaaattatgggagcacctggatggctcagtcagttaagtgtctgccttaggcttgggtcatgatcctggggtcctggatttgagtcctgcaacaggcaTACAGCTTAGTGGGGAAATTGCTTAtatctctccctttgccactcccccataaatagatagatagatagatagatagatagatagatagatagataaataaataaataaataaataaattttttaaagaagataaaattatggaaaataatgaagctgaaaagaagagggaaagaaaaatattgggtcatgaatgtagacttaggaaactcagtgacttCATACAGTATAAAAACATTCATATcttaggagtcccagaagaagaagagagggaaagggggcagaaggtttatttgagaaaattatagGTGAAAACACCCTCTTTCTtaatatggggaaggaaacagacatccaaatccagaaGGCCCAGAGAACTCCTATCAAAACCATCAAAAGCAGGCCACCATCAAGGCATAtcatagttaaatttgcaaaatatagagataaagaaaaaatcctaacagcaacaagaaaaaagaagcccCTAACTTACAGGGAAGGCAAATAAGGTTAGGAGCggatctgtccacagaaacttgacaggccagaagagagtagcAAGATATGTTCACCAcgttgaatgggaaaaatatgcagccaagaatattacATCCagaaaggctgtcattcagaatagaaggaaagatagtttcccaaacaaaaactaaaggagtttgtggtCAGTAAGCcagccctgaaagaaatattaaaggactctgagtgggaaagaaagaccaaatgcAACAAAGACTGGAAagtaacagagaaaatctccGGAACCAacaataaaacaagtaataaaatgttaCTAAATTCTTATCTATCAATAAACACTCTGAATCTAAATTGACTAAATGCtaaaatcaaaagacatagggtgtcacaATGGATGAAAAATCAAGGCCATctacatgctgcctacaagaggcccatttcagacctaaagacacctgcagactgaaagtgaggggatggagaccATTTATCATGTAAATAGAGGTCAAAAGAGAACCAGAGTTTccatacttacatcagacaaactagattatagagcaaagactgtaacaagagaaataaaaggagcactatatcataataaaggggtctatccaacaagaagacctaacaaatgtaaatatttatgctcccacCTTGGGAGAGCTCAAATGTGTAAAgtaattaataacaaacataaaggaactcattgataataatagtagggaactttaaaaCCCCACataccgggacgcctgggtggcttagcagttgagcatctgcctttggctcagggcatgaccccagcgtcctgggattgagtcccacatcaggctccctgcagggagcctgcttctccctctgtctacatctctgtctctctctgtgtgtctctcatgaataattaaataaaattagaaaaataaaacctcactTGCAGCAATAGATAGATCATCTAAAAGAAAGTCAACCAGGAAGTgaaggctttgaatgacacactgggccagatggacctaacagatacattcagaaaatttcatcctaaagcagcagaacacacattcctTTGGAGTGCACACGGGGCATTCTTCAGAACAAATCACATACCAGGTCACAAGTCAGGTCTCAATAGcacaaaagattgagattatatGATACATATTGTctaaccacaatgctatgaaacttgaagtgaaccaaaagaaaaaaatttggaatgaccagaaatacatggaggttaaagtaCATCCTACCAGAGGATGAGTGGGCcaactaggaaattaaagaagaaatgttaaaaatttaaaaaattttggaagcaaatgaaaatgaaaacataacagtcTGAAATGTTTGGGGTACAACAAAGGCAattttaagagggaagtatattgaaatacaggcctacctcaagaagcaaaaaaaatctcaaatacacaacctaatcttacacaaagaggaactagaaaaagaacaacaaatgaagcctagtgccagcagaagaagggaaataataaacattagagcataagtaaatgatatagaaacaaaaaagactgacaaacaatagaacagatgaaACCAGGTGtttagtctttaaaataattaataaaatcgataaacccctagccagacttataaaaaataaacgaCTAGTACCCAACTAAGTAAAATcatgaagagagaagagagatcatagccaacaccacagaaacacaataacataaacacagaaacataataagagaatattatgaaaaattatatgtcaacaaattggacaatctagaagaagtggataaatacctagtaacaAATAAGCTAccaaactgaaagaagaaagaggaaacttGAACACACTCATAAGCAGCAAAAcaattgaattagtaataaaaaatctcccactAAACAAAAGTCTGTGGCTGGATGTCTTCGCAGGGGAATTTTACCAgacgtttaaagaagaattaacagcTATTCTTCTCAACACGTTCCAAgatacagaaatggaaggaaaacttccaaactccttcCATGAAGCCAGcgttaccttgattccaaaactacACAAAGACCCGACTGAAAAAAGAGATTGAGGATTGATGCTGGCTTACAttaacatccctgatgaacacaaatgcaaaaattctcaacaaaatactatcaAATCAAACCTAAcaatacctgcaccccgatgtttctagcagcaatgtccacaatagccaaactgtggaaggagactctgtgtctatcgaaagatgaatggatgacgaagatgtggtttatgtatacaatggaatattcctcagccattagaaatgacaatacccaccatttgcttcaatgtggatggaactggagagtattatgctgagtgaaatgagtcaatcggagaaggacaaacattatatgttctcatttatttggggaatttaaataatagtgaaagggaatagaagggaagggagaagaaatgggtaggaaatatcagaaaagggatccctgggtggcgcagtggtttggcgcctgcctttggcccagggcgcgatcctggagacccgggatcgaatcccatgtcgggctcccggtgcatggagcctgcttctccctctgcctttatctctgccttgtctctgcctctctctatatatatgactatcataaataaaaaaaaaaaaaaaaaggaaatatcagaaagggagacagagcataaagactcctaactctgggaaacgaactaggggtggtggaagggacggagggcgggggggtgggggtgactgggtggcaggcactgaggggggcacttgacgggatgagcactgggtgttattctgtatgttggcaaaatgaacactaataaaaataaatttattattaaaaaaaaagaaaagaaaatgaaacaaaaaccatcctaattggaaaggaagaagtcaaacttccatTATTCTCAGAGGACATGacactctatatagaaaacccaaaagccttcaCCAGAAAAATTGTTAGACTGACACCTGAATTCAGTAAAGTCCCAGGATACAAAATAATTGTACAGAAATCGGTTGCATTTCTAGACACCAATAataaagcagtagaaagagaaagaaatcaaggaatcagtcccatttacagtCCCCAGGCTCTCCAGTTCCATCAGCCAATACCTTTCCTGTGTGATTTCAGCCCAACAAGGTCAGTTTCTATCCTTAGTGACCGGAAGCTCCCCTCTGATGGACGTGGACAACGCTCTTGGGGACGCTGGGTTAAGGTCTCTCTTCCTTGCAGCGTTCCTCAtcacttccctcttcctttctctagatgcttgaaaatattcctttatcccttttcttgcctatttgtgttttcttcatgtGTCCTTGTCTTGTAACACTCTTATCCTGTCTTGCTTATTAAACCTGACATCTTGAGCAACCCCTGTCCTGGGTTTTTTCATGATTTCTGACGGATCACAGGTCAGGAATCAAGGTTGCTGCTGCTGATTAAGTGACTGGTAGAAATTCATCTTTCAGGGTCTTCCTAGAGTTGGAAGAACAAGATACACCAGCATGTAATAAACTAAGAAGTGTCCTGACAATGACAGCGAAATACTCAAAATGCAGGATTTCCTGTGGAGGAAATCCACTGATGCCTTGgatcatccatttattcattcacttgttccTCACTTACTcagtatttcctatttttatggtAAACATATT is a window of Vulpes lagopus strain Blue_001 chromosome 11, ASM1834538v1, whole genome shotgun sequence DNA encoding:
- the LOC121471837 gene encoding T-cell surface glycoprotein CD1a-like, whose product is MLFLQLVLLVVLLPEGDSEDAFQEPVSFQVILTTSFYNRSWTQNLASAWLDELQTHGWDSDSGTFLFLWPWAKGKLSKEELIERERTFHTFSIRFPLIFQDRVSDWQLEYPFQVQMAEGCGLYFGEPSVGFMQIAYQGSDLVSFQNKSWWPSPKGGRRAQQVCKLLNQYHVVNLRIHSHINDFCPRYLLGLLDAGKADLQRQVRPEAWLSAGPSPGSGHLRLVCHVSGFYPKPVWVTWMRGEQEQQGRWRGDVLPHADGTWYLQVSLDVKAKEVAGLSCRVRHSSLGGQDMVLHWEQPHSMGLVFLVVIVPLVLLAGLAWWLWMRWKTHSRPQCTDFPLK